The nucleotide window TATTATTTTACCAATACTCTCCAATTGGGCTACTCGGGGGTTAATGGGACTTGGGTTAGTGTTTGGGATGCGTTATTTTTTAGCATAGCATCTATTACTACACTTGGGTACGGCGATATAAGAGCAGTGGGGTTAGGTCGAGCTCTCGCGGGTTTGGAAGCTGTGAGCGGACTTATGTTTATGGGTGTTTTTACCGCCTTAATTTTCGCCAGATTGAGTCGCGCTCGTATTAGAATACATTTCAGTAAAAACATCGCCTTTGATGAACATGAAGGCGTTACCTCACTTTTATTTCGCGTAACGAATTTAAGAGCAAATGATTTGGTGGGAGTTCATGTTAATTTTTATTTTATGAAGATTATTCCCTTAAAAAACGGGACATTTACGAGACGTTGGTATCTTTTAGCGTTGACTCCTCCAGACATGCCGGTTTTTTCTTTTACTTGGAAAGTAGCTCATCAGATAAAAAAAGATAGTTACTTTGACGGGAAGGATTGGGAAGGAATTACTAACAACGAGGGAATATTTCTTGCTATATTAAAGGGATACGATATAGATCTAGCTACGGAATCTATGGTCTATAATGTTTGGGCGGCGGACAGCGTTATTAAAGGTAATCTTCCTGAGCTTTTGTCGAAAAGCAAAGAGGGAAGACCCCTATCTATTTCTTTGGAAAAGCTTGACGAGATTATACAGAGAGAAATAAATGTGGATGTTCCGAAAGAAAAAA belongs to bacterium and includes:
- a CDS encoding two pore domain potassium channel family protein, with product MNKKDKRLGYEKLVAILAPEKNFLGKGFQEDTYHYLVSLPWSLFIFWTILLLSLVTLLFGLSYYFTNTLQLGYSGVNGTWVSVWDALFFSIASITTLGYGDIRAVGLGRALAGLEAVSGLMFMGVFTALIFARLSRARIRIHFSKNIAFDEHEGVTSLLFRVTNLRANDLVGVHVNFYFMKIIPLKNGTFTRRWYLLALTPPDMPVFSFTWKVAHQIKKDSYFDGKDWEGITNNEGIFLAILKGYDIDLATESMVYNVWAADSVIKGNLPELLSKSKEGRPLSISLEKLDEIIQREINVDVPKEKSNSASQKRVRK